In Pleurocapsa sp. PCC 7319, the following are encoded in one genomic region:
- a CDS encoding globin family protein, producing the protein MTLNIKLLETSFEKIKPNTIEFSASFYQKLFTYHPELKSLFANTDLVAQEKKLIASLALIVENLHNPEELTNALKSLGAYHHQIGALPEHYPYIGQALIETFAEYLDHDWNREVERAWIDAYNLISEIMLAGAKNPGDYLGGELTFYDWLDLYGESSSTVKEMIINTTHFEYRNSQVIHKSFE; encoded by the coding sequence ATGACCTTAAATATTAAACTCTTAGAGACTAGTTTTGAAAAAATTAAACCGAACACTATCGAATTTTCTGCTAGCTTTTATCAAAAACTATTTACTTATCATCCTGAATTAAAATCATTATTTGCCAACACTGATTTGGTTGCTCAAGAGAAAAAGTTAATTGCTTCTTTGGCTTTGATTGTGGAAAATTTACACAATCCTGAAGAATTGACTAATGCTCTTAAAAGTTTGGGGGCGTATCATCATCAAATTGGAGCATTGCCAGAGCATTATCCTTATATCGGACAAGCTTTAATCGAAACTTTTGCTGAATATCTCGATCACGACTGGAATCGAGAAGTCGAAAGGGCTTGGATAGATGCTTATAATTTAATTTCTGAAATTATGTTGGCAGGAGCTAAAAATCCTGGTGATTATTTAGGAGGAGAATTAACTTTTTATGATTGGCTCGATCTCTATGGAGAATCTAGCTCTACAGTCAAGGAAATGATTATTAATACGACTCATTTTGAATATCGTAATTCTCAAGTTATCCATAAATCTTTTGAATAA